The Nocardia arthritidis genome has a window encoding:
- a CDS encoding MMPL family transporter — protein sequence MSVYLYRWGKFAFRRKWIVLPVWLLMLAVLGALSGQLQKPMTNDFNIPNLPSQRATEILDKHFPGMSQGFQFGAVTGTYVIAAPPGQKLTDPANRATVAALVDKLNQLGIVDHAKPLVSPLTAAEAMGCLGEDRTASSFVSKCSGAPVNVLNRTDPDSVAVLNVPFTIKEITDVTADDRKAAYDVADDARAAGLQVELSGTVAMEQQQPSGKAELIGMGVALVVMIVAFGAIVAAFVPILTAVVGLGAAMSLIFIGTSVISVPSFTTFLASMIGIALSIDYALFIVSRYKHELAVQDSPEEAAGTALGTAGSAVVFAGLTVIIALVGLSIVGIRFLTFMGLGGAIAAGFAVLTAITLMPALLGAFGRFLFTPKLPFIAQHDPEDDTSITNGMRFARLIGKAPAVALILSVLVLALLAAPATGMNLGLPGEDSMPKSSTVRKAYELRTAGFGEGANGKLQVAVDLTNVAPDRRAAALTALRDKLMSYPDMDYVTEPTMSRDGAGALLDGVPKTGPNNQDTKDLVRDARNAEGALKSEYGMEYGITGTTAIYADVDNALLSKILPYLAIVAGAAFILLILVFRSLLVPLTAALGFLLSMAATFGATVLIFQQGKFGLIAEPRPIVSFLPIMLIGLVFGLAMDYQVFLVTRMREEYVHGKPPTEAMISGYHHGARVVTSAAIIMISVFGSFLLETDATAKSMGFALAAGVLFDAFLVRMVLIPSLLALMGDKAWWIPKWLDRILPDIDVEGAKLHELRRKQSSAAPEPVHR from the coding sequence GTGTCCGTCTATCTGTATCGGTGGGGCAAGTTCGCCTTTCGTCGGAAATGGATCGTGCTGCCGGTATGGCTGCTGATGCTGGCCGTACTCGGCGCGCTCAGCGGCCAACTGCAGAAGCCGATGACGAACGACTTCAATATCCCGAACCTGCCCTCCCAGCGGGCCACCGAAATCCTGGACAAACACTTCCCCGGCATGTCACAGGGATTCCAGTTCGGCGCGGTAACCGGCACCTACGTGATCGCCGCGCCGCCCGGCCAGAAGCTGACCGACCCGGCCAATCGGGCGACGGTCGCGGCGCTGGTCGACAAGCTGAACCAGCTCGGGATCGTCGATCACGCCAAGCCGCTGGTCAGCCCGCTCACCGCGGCCGAGGCGATGGGCTGCCTCGGCGAGGACCGCACCGCGAGCTCCTTCGTCTCGAAATGCAGTGGCGCGCCGGTGAACGTGCTGAACAGGACCGATCCGGATTCGGTTGCGGTGCTGAATGTTCCGTTCACCATCAAGGAGATCACCGACGTCACCGCCGACGACCGCAAGGCCGCCTACGACGTGGCCGACGATGCCCGCGCGGCCGGGCTACAGGTCGAGTTGAGCGGCACCGTCGCGATGGAACAGCAGCAGCCGTCCGGTAAGGCCGAGCTGATCGGCATGGGTGTGGCGCTGGTGGTGATGATCGTCGCGTTCGGCGCGATCGTCGCGGCGTTCGTCCCCATCCTCACCGCCGTGGTCGGGCTCGGCGCGGCCATGTCACTGATCTTCATCGGCACCTCGGTGATTTCGGTGCCGAGCTTCACCACCTTCCTGGCGTCGATGATCGGCATCGCGCTGTCCATCGACTATGCGCTGTTCATCGTCTCGCGCTACAAACACGAACTGGCAGTGCAGGATTCACCCGAGGAGGCGGCGGGCACCGCACTCGGCACCGCCGGCTCCGCCGTGGTGTTCGCGGGCCTGACGGTGATCATCGCGCTGGTCGGGCTGAGCATCGTCGGGATCAGGTTCCTGACGTTCATGGGCCTCGGCGGCGCGATCGCCGCGGGCTTCGCGGTGCTCACCGCTATCACGCTGATGCCGGCGCTGCTCGGTGCGTTCGGCCGCTTCCTGTTCACGCCGAAGCTGCCGTTCATCGCCCAACACGATCCCGAGGACGACACCTCGATCACCAACGGTATGCGTTTCGCCCGGCTGATCGGCAAGGCGCCCGCCGTCGCGCTGATCCTCAGCGTGCTGGTGCTCGCGCTGCTCGCCGCGCCCGCCACCGGTATGAATCTCGGTCTGCCCGGCGAGGACTCGATGCCGAAGAGTTCGACGGTGCGCAAGGCGTACGAGCTGCGGACCGCCGGATTCGGCGAGGGCGCGAACGGCAAACTGCAAGTGGCCGTTGACCTTACGAATGTGGCACCCGATCGCCGGGCGGCGGCGCTCACCGCGCTGCGGGACAAGCTGATGTCCTACCCGGATATGGACTACGTCACCGAGCCGACGATGAGCCGGGACGGGGCGGGCGCGCTGCTCGACGGCGTGCCGAAAACCGGCCCGAACAATCAGGATACGAAGGATCTGGTGCGCGACGCCCGGAACGCGGAGGGTGCGCTGAAGTCCGAATACGGGATGGAATACGGCATCACCGGAACCACCGCCATCTATGCCGACGTGGACAACGCGCTGCTCAGCAAGATCCTGCCGTATCTCGCGATCGTCGCGGGCGCCGCGTTCATCCTGCTGATCCTGGTGTTCCGGTCGCTGCTGGTGCCGTTGACCGCCGCGCTCGGCTTCCTGCTCTCGATGGCGGCCACCTTCGGCGCGACCGTGCTGATCTTCCAGCAGGGCAAATTCGGCCTGATCGCCGAACCCCGGCCGATCGTCAGCTTCCTGCCGATCATGTTGATCGGCTTGGTATTCGGCCTCGCCATGGACTACCAGGTGTTCCTGGTGACCCGAATGCGCGAGGAGTACGTACACGGCAAACCGCCCACCGAGGCGATGATCAGCGGCTACCACCACGGCGCTCGGGTGGTGACCTCGGCGGCCATCATCATGATCTCGGTCTTCGGCTCGTTCCTGCTGGAAACCGACGCGACCGCGAAATCAATGGGTTTCGCGCTGGCGGCGGGCGTGCTGTTCGACGCGTTCCTCGTCCGCATGGTGTTGATCCCATCACTGCTGGCGCTGATGGGCGACAAGGCGTGGTGGATTCCGAAGTGGCTGGACCGGATTCTGCCGGATATCGATGTGGAGGGCGCGAAACTGCATGAGCTGCGCAGAAAACAGTCATCGGCAGCTCCGGAACCGGTGCACCGCTAG
- a CDS encoding acyltransferase family protein has product MATARAGYPGMATGIGRRSWSVDLLRVGSIAVVVVVHWISIRVTVNGGTVRGDATLHGRPIWVATWLLQVMPLFFLAGGFANTLIVDRWRAQGGTLGTYLGQRARRLTTPMVALIAVLAPVVWLLRIDSEQLARTAAHVIASPLWFLAVYLLATAAAPFAVRVHDRSAWLLPVALLGCSLLVDAARFGGAGYLAEWNLIFVWLFCHQLGIMHARKLFRDVPDAALFGFALLASAALGVLVFAGPYPPTMFGVADAQVSNLAPPTTAVSVLAAIQFAVFTALDRRAAGWEPRGRPRRVIAYVVARLMTIYLWHVPVIAMVTGAALLTPAPLLPSDPRTWWLTRPLWILGCGIVLAGVVRAATGWDLFCARYAARTSSAATLTGALLAAGSVYLIWRDGLFPVGTTGLAILGVFVAAALLTTTRRVAPLPKHGDHSASSA; this is encoded by the coding sequence GTGGCCACGGCGCGCGCCGGGTATCCGGGGATGGCGACCGGGATCGGTCGACGCAGTTGGAGCGTCGATCTGCTCCGGGTCGGCTCGATCGCGGTTGTCGTTGTCGTGCACTGGATTTCGATCCGCGTGACGGTCAACGGCGGCACGGTGCGCGGCGACGCGACGCTGCACGGCCGTCCGATCTGGGTGGCCACCTGGCTGCTGCAGGTGATGCCGCTGTTCTTCCTGGCGGGCGGATTCGCGAACACGTTGATCGTGGACCGGTGGCGGGCGCAGGGCGGGACGCTCGGAACATACCTCGGCCAACGGGCACGTAGGCTGACCACGCCCATGGTGGCGCTGATCGCGGTGCTCGCGCCCGTGGTCTGGCTGCTGCGCATCGATTCCGAGCAGTTGGCCCGCACCGCGGCGCATGTGATCGCCAGCCCGCTGTGGTTCCTCGCCGTATATCTGCTCGCGACGGCCGCGGCGCCGTTTGCCGTTCGGGTGCACGACCGCTCGGCCTGGTTGTTGCCGGTCGCACTGCTCGGCTGTTCGCTACTGGTGGATGCGGCGCGCTTCGGCGGGGCCGGATATCTGGCGGAATGGAATCTGATCTTCGTCTGGCTGTTCTGCCATCAGCTCGGAATCATGCACGCGCGCAAGCTATTTCGCGATGTCCCAGATGCGGCCCTGTTCGGGTTCGCGCTGCTGGCGAGCGCGGCACTCGGGGTGCTGGTGTTCGCCGGGCCGTACCCGCCGACGATGTTCGGGGTGGCCGATGCGCAGGTGTCCAACCTGGCGCCGCCGACAACGGCGGTGTCGGTGCTGGCCGCGATTCAGTTCGCCGTGTTCACGGCGCTCGACCGCCGGGCAGCCGGATGGGAACCGCGCGGACGGCCGCGCCGCGTCATCGCCTATGTGGTGGCCCGGCTGATGACGATCTACCTGTGGCATGTGCCGGTGATCGCCATGGTCACCGGCGCCGCACTGCTCACTCCGGCGCCGCTGCTGCCGAGCGACCCGCGCACCTGGTGGCTCACCCGGCCGCTGTGGATTCTCGGCTGCGGCATCGTGCTCGCCGGTGTCGTCCGGGCAGCGACCGGCTGGGATCTGTTCTGCGCCCGCTACGCCGCCCGCACCTCGTCCGCCGCCACCCTCACCGGTGCGCTACTCGCCGCGGGCAGCGTGTACCTGATCTGGCGCGACGGCCTATTCCCGGTCGGGACAACGGGTTTGGCGATTCTCGGGGTATTCGTCGCGGCCGCCCTGCTCACCACGACCCGGCGGGTCGCCCCGCTGCCGAAGCACGGGGACCACAGCGCATCTTCCGCCTGA